In Stutzerimonas stutzeri, a genomic segment contains:
- the yidD gene encoding membrane protein insertion efficiency factor YidD, with protein MRRLALIPIRIYRYAISPMMASHCRFYPSCSCYAQEAIEHHGLLRGGWLSLRRLGRCHPWNPGGYDPVPSNHPSNSSSMTE; from the coding sequence ATGCGTAGACTGGCCTTGATCCCGATTCGGATCTACCGGTATGCCATCAGTCCGATGATGGCGAGCCATTGTCGCTTCTACCCCAGTTGCTCTTGCTACGCACAAGAGGCCATTGAACATCATGGCCTGCTGCGCGGTGGCTGGCTGAGCCTACGCAGGCTCGGCCGTTGCCATCCATGGAATCCGGGCGGCTATGATCCCGTGCCTTCCAACCATCCCTCCAATTCATCTTCGATGACCGAGTAA